A section of the Lineus longissimus chromosome 1, tnLinLong1.2, whole genome shotgun sequence genome encodes:
- the LOC135493191 gene encoding V-type proton ATPase 116 kDa subunit a1-like, whose amino-acid sequence MGSLFRSEEMTLCQLYLQSEAAYTCVSELGELGLVQFRDLNKDVNAFQRKFVNEVRRCDEMERKLRFIEKEVIKLNIPMLDTGEKPIAPQPREMVDLEATFEKLESDMAEVNKNTEALKKNFLELTELKHILSRTQVFFDEALHDSIVAEEVTFGLMGEEERVTRAQSLRLGFVAGVIVRERIPSFERMLWRACRGNVFLKQTEILFPLQDPHTGEPVNKSVFIIFFQGDQLKERVKKICEGYHATLYPCPDRAAERREMLIGVDTRIQDLTMVLNQSEDHRHRVLVQAAKHLKVWLIMVRKIKAIYHTLNMLNLDVTQKCLIAECWCASRDLDRVQLALRQATEMCGSSIPSILHRMHTKEAPPTYHRTNKFTSAFQGIIDAYGVADYREVNAAPFAIISFPFLFAVMFGDFGHGVIMFLFALWMVIREKNLLAEKSDNEIWNIFFGGRYIILLMGMFSMYTGLIYNDCFAKPLNIFGTAWTPNFTAAEYERESLLQFNPNSEDYRGMPYYFGVDPLWQISKNKITWLNSFKEKVSVLLGVSQMLLGVILSLFNHVYFKRRLNIFCEFIPQVLFLMCIFGYLCGMVVFKWIAYTPDLSCCAPSLLIDFIGMFMFKAPNPTNPNCPCVNDLPAYRGNTQQMVQTVLVVVAVICIPWILLVKPFFLRRWHYQKVARKATFYPIVDHGDDEALIDGAAPIGEAGRASAHDDDDDVDEHFDFGDVFIHQCIHTIEYCLGCVSNTASYLRLWALSLAHAQLSEVLWTMVMRIPLGLDGWLGAPVVFFIFIAWAVLTIAILLLMEGLSAFLHTLRLHWVEFQNKFYSGNGYKFLPFSFESIVDDLKAGSD is encoded by the exons CTCAACAAAGATGTTAATGCCTTTCAAAGGAAGTTTGTGAACGAAGTAAGACGCTGTGATGAAATGGAACGGAAGCTGA GATTCATCGAGAAGGAGGTTATCAAGCTCAACATTCCGATGCTGGACACTGGCGAGAAACCAATCGCGCCTCAGCCGAGAGAGATGGTGGACCTAGAG GCCACCTTCGAGAAGCTTGAGAGTGATATGGCCGAAGTGAACAAGAACACCGAAGCTTTGAAGAAGAACTTCCTTGAGTTGACAGAGTTGAAGCACATCCTGTCAAGAACTCAAGTCTTCTTTGACGAG GCTCTTCATGATTCCATTGTTGCGGAGGAAGTGACCTTTGGACTCATGGGTGAAGAAGAGCGTGTGACCAGGGCACAATCGCTCAGACTCGG atttgttGCGGGTGTGATCGTACGAGAGCGTATCCCTTCATTTGAGAGAATGCTGTGGCGAGCCTGCAGAGGAAATGTATTCCTTAAACAGACAGAGATCCTGTTTCCTCTGCAAGACCCCCATACT GGCGAACCAGTGAACAAATCGGTCTTCATTATCTTCTTCCAAGGTGACCAGCTGAAGGAACGCGTAAAGAAGATTTGCGAGGG ATACCACGCAACACTGTACCCCTGCCCTGATAGGGCTGCTGAGCGCAGGGAGATGCTCATTGGTGTCGATACAAGGATCCAGGATTTAACTATG GTTCTGAACCAGTCTGAGGATCATCGTCACCGCGTGCTGGTTCAGGCAGCCAAGCACCTCAAGGTCTGGCTGATCATGGTCAGGAAGATTAAGGCCATCTACCACACCCTCAACATGCTTAACCTTGATGTCACGCAGAAGTGTCTCATCGCAGAATGCTGGTGTGCCAGCAGGGATCTCGACAGGGTTCAATTGGCTCTGCGGCAGGCAACA GAAATGTGTGGCAGCAGTATCCCTTCCATTCTGCACCGCATGCATACCAAGGAGGCTCCACCAACCTACCACCGAACCAACAAGTTCACTTCTGCCTTCCAGGGCATCATTGATGCCTATGGTGTGGCCGACTACAGGGAGGTCAATGCAG CACCGTTTGCCATCATCTCTTTCCCGTTCCTGTTCGCTGTGATGTTCGGGGACTTTGGCCATGGGGTGATCATGTTCCTCTTCGCCTTGTGGATGGTGATCAGGGAAAAGAACTTACTCGCAGAGAAATCGGACAATGAG atatggAACATTTTCTTCGGCGGCCGATACATCATCCTATTGATGGGGATGTTTTCAATGTATACTGGCCTCATCTACAACGATTGCTTTGCCAAACCGCTGAATATCTTTGGGACGGCGTGGACGCCGAACTTTACTGC GGCAGAGTATGAGAGAGAATCTTTGCTGCAATTCAACCCTAATTCTGAGGACTACAGGGGGATGCCTTACTACTTCGGAGTTGATCCG CTGTGGCAGATTTCAAAGAACAAGATCACATGGCTGAACTCCTTCAAAGAGAAAGTATCTGTGCTGTTAGGTGTCAGTCAGATGTTGCTTGGAGTTATTCTGAGTCTTTTTAACCACGT gtACTTCAAGAGGCGACTGAACATCTTCTGCGAGTTCATCCCCCAGGTGCTTTTCCTCATGTGCATCTTTGGTTACCTCTGCGGCATGGTCGTCTTCAAGTGGATTGCCTATACACCGGATCTGTCATGCTGCGCTCCAAGTCTTCTCATCG ACTTCATTGGTATGTTCATGTTCAAAGCTCCAAATCCAACGAATCCGAACTGTCCCTGTGTTAATGACTTGCCTGCCTACAGAGGAAAT ACTCAACAAATGGTCCAGACGGTGCTCGTTGTTGTTGCGGTTATTTGTATTCCATGGATTCTCTTGGTCAAGCCCTTCTTTCTTCGGAGATGGCACTACCAGAAAGTGGCG CGGAAAGCCACATTCTACCCGATTGTCGACCATGGTGATGACGAGGCTTTAATCGATGGTGCTGCCCCTATTGGTGAGGCTGGCCGAGCCTCTgcccacgatgatgatgatgacgtggATGAACAT TTTGACTTCGGTGATGTGTTCATCCACCAGTGTATCCACACCATCGAATACTGTCTGGGCTGCGTATCAAATACAGCCTCCTACCTTCGTTTGTGGGCGCTCAGCTTGGCTCATGCCC AACTTTCGGAGGTGCTGTGGACAATGGTGATGCGCATCCCCCTGGGGTTGGATGGTTGGCTTGGAGCTCCGGTggttttcttcatcttcatcgcctGGGCTGTGCTGACCATAGCTATTCTTCTGCTGATGGAGGGACTATCGGCTTTTTTGCATACACTCCGTTTGCATTG GGTTGAATTCCAGAATAAATTCTACAGTGGAAACGGCTACAAATTCCTTCCATTCAGCTTTGAGAGTATAGTCGATGATTTGAAGGCGGGCTCCGATTAA
- the LOC135493211 gene encoding sodium-dependent glucose transporter 1B-like, whose amino-acid sequence MAWAASGYGLGVCVGSMTRGALQDFNKYRVCIVLVWFAVTSLGSGLIPWCTNVVVMVMVVAVQGCGIGAIETDGIALSMDIWGEKGATYVLFMYLLYNVGCSTAPLLARSFLEHEAEPSFHLIGNHTSIPFTEDAEENRTSQRCNYTTTSNCSHELNWGDHGYVTFRLFGVGFHKIHTLYMIIMILVWTAGSFVTLANLLVRRYPQLQAITKEADVQNSGKIGDKCVRINIIVLIAIFSFFIEGIDSLYDFLLLAFAVRHYGVTKPYACILNATTSASSILSSVVGMYLANLFKPSVTLYTDLIVCTVSLALVAVVNKSLPVLWVGGLGMGFGVGSCYSAVFNWFGHYLGGSAKITSVIIVASQLGDILLPIVIAPFFDNDPMVLIYTCLLLSCFCFAICVIVEVYAKRQLGLLGLLQTPPKSYSALRTDEEAESEWTLRE is encoded by the exons ATGGCTTGGGCCGCATCAGGGTACGGATTGGGGGTATGTGTTGGTTCAATGACCAGAGGGGCCTTGCAGGATTTCAACAAGTATCGTGTGTGTATTGTCCTGGTCTGGTTTGCCGTGACCAGCCTCGGTAGTGGTTTGATTCCCTGGTGTACAAACGTggtggtgatggtcatggtggtTGCAGTCCAGGGATGTGGGATTGGAGCAATTGAAACAG ATGGAATTGCGCTCAGTATGGACATTTGGGGAGAGAAGGGTGCCACCTACGTGTTGTTTATGTATCTCCTATACAACGTTGGCTGTTCAACGGCGCCTCTCTTAGCCAGGTCGTTCTTGGAACACGAAGCAGAGCCATCCTTTCATTTAATTGGCAATCACACATCAATACCGTTTACTGAAGATGCAGAGGAAAATCGGACTTCACAGAGATGCAATTACACGACGACTTCGAATTGTTCCCATGAACTGAACTGGGGCGATCACGGTTATGTCACTTTTAGACTATTTGGCGTGGGTTTTCATAAAATTCACACTCTTTATATGATTATCATGATTCTGGTCTGGACAGCTGGATCATTCGTTACACTGGCAAACCTTCTGGTTCGTCGGTATCCACAATTACAGGCTATCACAAAAGAAGCCGATGTTCAAAACAGTGGGAAAATCGGTGATAAGTGTGTCCGGATAAATATCATTGTGTTGATCGCCATCTTTAGTTTCTTCATTGAAGGAATCGATTCACTGTATGATTTCTTGCTTCTTGCGTTTGCTGTCAGGCATTACGGCGTCACCAAACCCTATGCCTGTATCTTAAATGCTACAACATCAGCATCGTCGATACTATCCAGTGTTGTTGGGATGTACTTGGCGAATCTTTTCAAACCATCAGTGACATTATACACCGATCTCATAGTCTGCACCGTGTCGCTTGCACTAGTTGCAGTTGTGAACAAATCCCTTCCCGTTCTTTGGGTGGGAGGTCTCGGTATGGGGTTCGGCGTGGGCTCATGCTACAGTGCGGTATTCAACTGGTTCGGTCACTATCTTGGAGGTTCTGCCAAGATTACATCAGTCATTATTGTAGCTTCCCAACTTGGAGACATCTTGCTTCCAATTGTAATCGCGCCATTCTTTGATAATGATCCAATGGTGCTCATCTACACATGTCTTCTTTTAAGCTGTTTTTGTTTTGCCATCTGTGTGATTGTTGAAGTTTATGCAAAGCGCCAACTTGGATTGCTGGGCCTGTTACAAACTCCACCAAAATCATATTCTGCGCTTAGAACAGATGAGGAGGCAGAGTCAGAATGGACATTACGAGAATGA
- the LOC135493216 gene encoding V-type proton ATPase 116 kDa subunit a 4-like has protein sequence MFMFKAPNPTNPNCLCVNDLPAYRGNTQQLVQTVLVVVAVICIPWILLVKPFFLRRWHYQKVARKATFLYPIVDHGDDEALIDGAAPIGEAGRASAHDDDDDDVDEHFDFGDVFIHQCIHTIEYCLGCVSNTASYLRLWALSLAHAQLSEVLWTMVMRIPLGLDGWLGAPVVFFIFIA, from the exons ATGTTCATGTTCAAAGCTCCAAATCCAACGAATCCGAACTGTCTCTGTGTTAATGACTTGCCTGCCTACAGAGGAAAT ACTCAACAATTGGTCCAGACGGTGCTCGTTGTTGTTGCGGTTATTTGTATTCCATGGATTCTCTTGGTCAAGCCCTTCTTTCTTCGGAGATGGCACTACCAGAAAGTGGCG CGGAAAGCCACATTCTTATACCCGATTGTCGACCATGGTGATGACGAGGCTTTAATCGATGGTGCTGCCCCTATTGGTGAGGCTGGCCGAGCCTCTgcccacgatgatgatgatgatgacgtggATGAACAT TTTGACTTCGGTGATGTGTTCATCCACCAGTGTATCCACACCATCGAATACTGTCTGGGCTGCGTATCAAATACAGCCTCCTACCTTCGTTTGTGGGCGCTCAGCTTGGCTCATGCCC AACTTTCGGAGGTGCTGTGGACAATGGTGATGCGCATCCCCCTGGGGTTGGATGGTTGGCTTGGAGCTCCGGTggttttcttcatcttcatcgcctAG
- the LOC135493206 gene encoding sodium-dependent glucose transporter 1B-like: MEDARKEFLLRIYITVAIGFGYLTLGICQGIRGPVMLDLVTVTNSSIGAVAWVASGYGLGICVGSMTRGALQDFNKYRVYIISVWFAVTSLGSGLIPWCTNVVVMVMVAAVTGCGIGAIETDGNALSMDIWGEKGATYMLFVYLLYNIGCSTAPLLARSFLEHEAEPSFHLIGNHTSIPFTEDAEENRTSQRCNYTTTSNCSHEFNSGDHGYVTFRLFGVDFHKIHTLYMIIMILVWTAGSFVTLANLLVRRYPQLHAITKEADVQNSGKISDKCVRINIIVLIAIFSFFIVGIDSLYDILLLAFAVRHYGVTKPYACILNATTSASAILSSVVGMYLANLFKPSVTLYTDLIVCTVSLALVAVVNKSLPVLWVGGLGMGFGIGSCFSAIFNWFGHYLGGSAKITSVVIVSSQLGDILLPIVIAPFFDNDPMVLIYTCLLLSCVCLAICVIVEVYAKRQLGLVGLLQTPPKSYAALRTDEEAESEWTLRE, translated from the exons ATGGAAGACGCCAGAAAGGAGTTTCTCCTGCGAATTTATATAACTGTTGCCATTGGGTTCGGATATTTGACATTG GGAATATGTCAAGGCATTCGAGGCCCGGTGATGCTGGATCTTGTGACAGTTACAAACAGTAGTATAGGGGCGGTGGCTTGGGTCGCATCAGGGTATGGTTTGGGGATATGTGTTGGTTCAATGACCAGAGGGGCCTTGCAGGATTTCAACAAGTATCGTGTGTATATTATCTCGGTCTGGTTTGCCGTGACCAGCCTCGGAAGTGGTTTGATTCCCTGGTGTACAAACGTggtggtgatggtcatggtggcTGCAGTCACGGGATGTGGGATTGGAGCAATTGAAACAG ATGGAAATGCGCTCAGTATGGACATTTGGGGAGAGAAGGGTGCCACCTACATGTTGTTTGTGTATCTCCTATACAACATTGGCTGTTCAACGGCGCCTCTCTTAGCCAGGTCGTTCTTGGAACACGAAGCAGAGCCATCCTTTCATTTAATTGGCAATCACACATCAATACCGTTTACTGAAGATGCAGAGGAAAATCGGACTTCACAGAGATGCAATTACACGACGACTTCGAATTGTTCCCATGAATTTAACTCGGGCGATCACGGTTATGTCACTTTTAGACTATTTGGCGTGGATTTTCATAAAATTCACACTCTTTATATGATTATCATGATTCTGGTCTGGACAGCTGGATCATTCGTTACACTGGCAAACCTTCTGGTTCGTCGGTATCCACAATTACATGCTATCACAAAAGAAGCCGATGTTCAAAACAGTGGGAAAATCAGTGATAAGTGTGTCCGGATAAATATCATTGTGTTGATCGCCATCTTTAGTTTCTTCATTGTAGGGATCGATTCACTGTATGATATCTTGCTTCTTGCGTTTGCTGTCAGGCATTACGGCGTCACCAAACCCTATGCCTGTATCTTAAATGCTACAACATCAGCATCGGCGATACTATCCAGTGTTGTTGGGATGTACTTGGCGAATCTTTTCAAACCATCAGTGACATTATACACCGATCTCATAGTCTGCACCGTGTCGCTTGCACTAGTTGCAGTTGTGAACAAATCCCTTCCCGTTCTTTGGGTGGGAGGTCTCGGTATGGGGTTCGGCATTGGCTCATGCTTCAGTGCGATATTCAACTGGTTCGGTCACTATCTTGGAGGTTCTGCCAAGATTACATCAGTCGTTATTGTATCTTCCCAACTTGGAGACATCTTGCTTCCAATTGTAATCGCGCCATTCTTTGATAATGATCCAATGGTGCTCATCTACACATGTCTTCTTTTAAGCTGTGTTTGTCTTGCCATCTGTGTGATTGTTGAAGTTTATGCAAAGCGCCAACTTGGATTGGTGGGCCTGTTACAAACTCCACCAAAATCATATGCTGCGCTTAGAACAGATGAGGAGGCAGAGTCAGAATGGACATTACGAGAATGA
- the LOC135493199 gene encoding multidrug resistance-associated protein 1-like has product MTNVTPTAAADQVVYWPGFCGNESEDWAFWSDRISVNTALPDFTLCFQSTVLVWVPCGFLWLCLPIYLIVLRWSKTVYRCGDAGKLNLTKVILGIFLCFTSLLDLFRALSEHTSGEYQYPVIYVASSVYFVTYALMTWLTHYEYRKGVHSSGISFIFWLLSVVCAIVPFRSFILHTNGAEGEVEDMFRFVIFYVNFALICIQFVLVWFADTSAIPSERKRQYETEIAGEERVPLLGSTKVSNGNKSKGKNGSGTEVQHEPCPELKTPFFSRITYWWITGLIIRGYRKALVFDDLWDIRPQEKSEPCYEIFQKQWREQLAKCEESKEATYHYQNRHGETYSYQGKSGHSGLKEGRSSKGPMKKTPSLGMAFTKGYGPYYVLGGFFKLIYDIMSFLQPLILSLLIDFVSSKDPLEWHGYLYGIVLFLFATIKSFANQQYSDVCYKFGMKIRSAVIAAIYRKALTLSSSAKKNTTQGEIVNLMSVDAQKLQDAPVYLHFIWSAPITIVVCLIMLWQQLGPAVLAGLGVLILMVPINAVIAGKIKKYQTSQMKHKDTRLKVMNEILNGIKVLKLYAWEPSFEDKVNGIRATEIEELKKAAYLNALTSVTWFVAPTLVALASFATYSYMDPNNYLDAQRAFVSLSYFNVMNFPMTILPAVIAYVVQAIVSTKRLTKFLISDDIDADNVETDHSISEPIAIRDGSFRWGRDDTDVLKNVNFSVKEGSIVAVVGHVGSGKSSLVSAILGDMYKSSGLVHVRGSMAYVPQQAWILNETLEKNITFGKEMKKSKYDRCIEACALASDFKILPGGDQTEIGDKGINLSGGQKQRVSLARAVYQNAEMYILDDPLSAVDAHVGKHIFDKVIGNEGLLREKTRILVTHGISYLPKVDYILVLNDGVISEMGTYRDLLTHDGPFAEFLKTYLQEDNEEEEDDPEAQEFRKELRRHISTISGDEGSGWDSEGVLSGDETTRRKRRTSRRLSSSKSIEGDLDKLKKDIEKQQTLTTVETAETGEVKRAIYLEYIKANGSWVFLGMFLAYVCFIAASIGTNIWLSIWSNDPPELAKENKDLRVGVYGALGVTQGIFIFFQGLCVAIGTISASGLLHKRLVARIMRAPSSFFDTTPLGRIINRISKDIDTVDVLIPITMRIWMLTFAQVLATIIIISYSFAVFLAALVPLGILYYFAQKFYICTSRQLKRIDSIRRSPIYSHFGTSVVGASSIRCYGEQERFIQTSDRLVDEGNMAYYANIMSNRWLGISLELIGNIIILLAAIFAVAFRETIDPGLVGLSVSYALQVTGSLNFMVRTSCDMETYIVSVERIFEYAQIACEAAWERPIYKPDAGWPNQGAVEFKNYSVRYREGLDLVLQDITCNIRAGEKVGIVGRTGAGKSSLTLALFRLIEAAEGAIVIDGHEIGKLGLHDLRNKLTIIPQDPVLFSGDIRSNLDPFNHHTDADIWSALEHSHLKSFVAGLQERLQYEVSENGDNLSVGQRQLVCLARALLRRTKILILDEATAAVDLETDDLIQNTIRVEFTGCTVLTIAHRLNTIMDYDRVIVLDKGKIKEYDTPSNLLKEKHSIFHGMARDAGLV; this is encoded by the exons ATGACAAACGTCACACCAACAGCAGCCGCGGACCAAGTGGTTTACTGGCCAGGCTTCTGCGGGAACGAGTCAGAAGATTGGGCTTTTTGG AGCGACAGAATATCAGTGAACACGGCCCTGCCGGACTTCACTCTATGTTTCCAGTCGACAGTCCTGGTGTGGGTCCCCTGCGGCTTCCTCTGGCTCTGCCTTCCTATCTATCTCATCGTCCTGCGTTGGTCAAAGACGGTATATAGATGTGGAGATGCGGGAAAACTTAACTTAACAAAAGTG ATATTAGGGATATTTCTGTGCTTCACCTCCTTATTGGATCTATTCCGGGCCCTAAGTGAACACACATCGGGAGAATACCAATATCCAGTTATTTATGTTGCATCATCTGTATATTTTGTTACATAC GCGTTGATGACATGGTTGACGCACTACGAGTACAGAAAAGGGGTTCACTCTTCAGGGATATCGTTTATTTTCTGGCTCCTCTCTGTAGTATGTGCTATTGTGCCATTCCGATCTTTTATACTCCACACCAATGGAGCA GAGGGAGAAGTCGAGGACATGTTTCGCTTTGTCATTTTCTACGTAAACTTCGCCTTGATCTGCATCCAGTTTGTGTTGGTTTGGTTCGCTGACACCTCAGCCATTCCCAGCGAGCGCAAGCGGCAGTATGAGACAGAGATAGCGGGAGAGGAGCGCGTTCCGCTTTTGGGCTCGACGAAAGTCTCCAACGGAAATAAAAGTAAAGGGAAGAATGGCTCGGGGACTGAAGTACAGCACGAACCTTGTCCTGAGCTTAAGACACCCTTCTTCTCAAGGATAACATATTGGTGGATAACAGG GTTGATTATCCGAGGCTACAGAAAAGCATTGGTATTCGACGACCTCTGGGACATCCGGCCACAGGAGAAGAGTGAACCATGCTATGAAATCTTCCAGAAACAATGGAGAGAACAACTGGCCAAATGCGAAGAATCTAA AGAAGCAACCTACCATTACCAAAACAGACATGGTGAAACGTACTCATACCAAGGAAAGTCCGGCCATAGCGGTCTGAAAGAAGGCCGGTCCTCAAAGGGTCCGATGAAGAAGACTCCATCGTTGGGAATGGCATTTACCAAAGGTTACGGTCCTTATTACGTCCTCGGTGGCTTCTTCAAACTCATCTATGATATAATGTCATTTCTCCAGCCACTAATCCTGAG TTTATTGATCGACTTCGTGTCAAGCAAAGATCCCTTGGAATGGCATGGCTACCTCTACGGCATAGTCTTATTCCTCTTTGCTACAATCAAGTCGTTTGCCAATCAACAATACTCTGACGTCTGCTACAAATTCGGTATGAAAATACGGAGCGCTGTGATTGCTGCTATTTACAGAAAA GCTTTAACATTGAGCAGTTCGGCAAAAAAGAACACGACCCAAGGCGAGATCGTCAACCTGATGTCTGTTGACGCCCAGAAGCTTCAAGATGCGCCAGTCTACCTCCACTTCATCTGGTCAGCGCCGATCACAATTGTCGTGTGCTTAATAATGCTGTGGCAGCAGCTTGGGCCAGCGGTCCTCGCTGGGCTTGGGGTACTCATACTCATGGTACCCATCAATGCTGTAATCGCTGGAAAGATTAAGAAATACCAG ACTAGTCAGATGAAACACAAAGACACGAGACTAAAGGTGATGAACGAAATACTCAACGGTATCAAAGTACTCAAACTGTACGCCTGGGAACCCTCGTTTGAAGACAAGGTCAACGGAATACGCGCCACCGAAATAGAGGAACTTAAGAAAGCGGCATATTTGAATGCGCTTACCAGTGTCACGTGGTTTGTTGCACCAACTTTG GTTGCATTGGCCTCATTCGCTACATACTCTTATATGGATCCCAACAACTACCTCGATGCCCAGAGGGCCTTTGTCTCACTCTCCTACTTCAATGTGATGAACTTTCCAATGACTATTTTACCAGCCGTCATTGCTTATGTTGTACAG GCGATTGTTTCCACCAAACGTCTTACTAAGTTCCTCATATCTGATGATATTGATGCCGACAATGTCGAGACGGACCACTCCATTA GCGAACCTATTGCGATCAGGGATGGTTCATTCCGCTGGGGTAGAGATGACACAGACGTCCTCAAGAA TGTCAACTTCAGCGTGAAAGAGGGCAGTATAGTGGCAGTGGTTGGACATGTCGGATCTGGAAAATCGTCTCTCGTCTCTGCTATTCTTGGGGATATGTACAAGAGTAGTGGATTGGTTCATGTGAGG GGTTCGATGGCGTACGTTCCACAACAAGCTTGGATTCTGAATGAAACACTCGAAAAAAACATCACCTTTGGGAAGGAAATGAAGAAGAGCAAATACGATCGCTGCATTGAGGCGTGTGCCCTAGCATCGGACTTCAAAATCCTACCTGGTGGTGACCAGACAGAAATAGGAGATAAG gGTATCAACTTGAGTGGAGGCCAGAAGCAACGAGTGAGCCTTGCCAGGGCTGTCTACCAGAATGCAGAGATGTATATCCTGGATGATCCGCTAAGTGCTGTTGATGCGCATGTTGGCAAGCACATCTTTGACAAGGTCATCGGCAATGAAGGACTGCTCAGAGAAAAG accCGAATTCTTGTGACTCACGGCATCAGCTACCTCCCAAAGGTCGACTACATCCTGGTACTAAATGACGGTGTGATCTCCGAGATGGGAACCTACCGAGACCTACTCACCCACGACGGCCCATTCGCAGAGTTTCTCAAGACCTACCTACAGGAAGacaatgaagaagaagaggacgacCCAGAAG CACAAGAATTCCGCAAGGAGTTAAGACGACATATATCCACCATATCGGGCGATGAAGGGAGTGGATGGGACAGTGAAGGGGTGTTATCAGGCGATGAGACAACGAGGAGGAAAAGGCGAACTAG TCGGCGCCTCTCAAGTAGTAAATCTATTGAGGGGGACTTGGACAAACTAAAGAAGGATATTGAGAAACAGCAGACGTTAACAACAGTAGAGACCGCCGAAACGGGAGAG GTGAAACGTGCCATCTATCTTGAGTACATCAAGGCCAACGGCTCCTGGGTCTTCCTGGGCATGTTCCTGGCCTATGTATGTTTCATAGCCGCATCCATCGGAACCAATATTTGGCTGAGTATCTGGAGCAACGATCCACCAGAACTAGCGAAGGAGAATAAAGATTTACGAGTCGGCGTCTATGGTGCTCTTGGTGTGACTCAAG GTATCTTCATATTCTTCCAAGGACTCTGCGTAGCAATCGGGACAATATCCGCCTCGGGGCTCCTGCACAAGCGCCTCGTGGCCAGGATCATGAGGGCACCTTCATCATTCTTCGACACGACACCGCTCGGCCGTATCATCAACAGGATATCCAAGGACATCGACACCGTGGACGTACTCATCCCTATCACAATGAGAATCTGGATGTTGACTTTTGCACAGGTGTTGGCCACCATTATCATCATCTCTTACTCGTTTGCCGTCTTTCTTGCGGCTCTGGTTCCATTAGGAATTCTGTATTACTTCGCACAG AAATTCTACATTTGCACGTCCCGTCAGCTAAAGAGGATTGACTCCATTCGGAGATCTCCTATATACAGCCACTTCGGGACAAGCGTAGTGGGTGCCAGCTCTATCCGATGCTATGGTGAACAGGAACGCTTCATACAGACCAGTGACAGGCTAGTGGATGAAGGCAACATGGCTTACTATGCCAATATAATGTCTAACAG ATGGCTGGGTATTTCTCTGGAGTTGATTGGTAACATAATCATCCTGCTGGCAGCCATCTTCGCCGTGGCCTTCCGTGAAACCATTGACCCAGGCTTAGTAGGCCTGTCCGTTTCCTATGCCCTACAAGTCACAGGCTCCCTCAATTTCATGGTCAGGACGAGCTGTGACATGGAAACTTATATCGTCTCAGTTGAGAGGATATTTGAATACGCCCAAATTGCGTGCGAG GCTGCTTGGGAAAGACCTATCTATAAGCCAGATGCTGGATGGCCAAACCAGGGTGCAGTCGAGTTCAAGAATTATAGCGTCCGTTATCGAGAAGGTCTTGACTTAGTGCTGCAGGACATTACGTGTAACATACGTGCTGGAGAAAAG GTTGGCATCGTCGGGAGAACGGGCGCTGGCAAGTCCTCCCTAACACTTGCTCTCTTTCGACTAATAGAGGCAGCTGAAGGCGCCATAGTGATTGACGGACATGAGATTGGCAAGCTGGGCCTTCATGATCTCAGGAACAAGCTTACCATCATACCTCAG GATCCCGTGTTATTCTCGGGAGACATCCGCTCCAACCTTGACCCTTTCAACCATCACACTGATGCAGATATCTGGTCAGCTTTGGAGCATTCCCATCTCAAGTCATTCGTGGCCGGACTTCAAGAGAGGCTACAATATGAGGTGTCGGAGAACGGAGACAATCTGAG TGTTGGTCAGCGACAACTGGTTTGTCTTGCCCGTGCACTCCTGAGGCGGACCAAAATCCTGATCCTTGACGAAGCAACTGCAGCTGTTGACTTGGAGACGGATGATTTGATCCAGAATACCATAAGGGTGGAGTTCACAGGATGCACTGTTCTCACCATTGCGCATCGCTTGAACACGATCATGGATTACGACCG ggtGATTGTTCTCGACAAGGGCAAAATCAAGGAGTACGACACACCCTCCAACCTTCTAAAAGAGAAGCACTCCATCTTTCACGGGATGGCCCGAGATGCTGGACTTGTTTAA